In a single window of the Prinia subflava isolate CZ2003 ecotype Zambia chromosome 3, Cam_Psub_1.2, whole genome shotgun sequence genome:
- the LOC134548442 gene encoding uncharacterized protein LOC134548442, whose product MRGWRWIPCWAVPIVFPGLGSREKGSPFLCCCFQTCPAGTMWLCPFPGVLHSRMDLGGQSCQRALTVAVPAGTATAASVSSLKGLVSCVQTFHKELSLFQGPGATCWTWTLVCSSFWTVVVHFSAAPPHLAALNQENEEGRTSHSQGLGDRTMGNGLKLPRAGLDGILGIRNCSLGGRGGAGLEFPEQLWLPLHPWQCPRPGWTLGLEQPGTVGGVPAHVFCWNWMIFKVPLNPTHSVLLMSLPEPLWAASGVTILSWSPWGRDTAVPTTPNDSSGVQCHPLLMEPHRAAAASPGWVQGPGGAAALGCPLQVPTGPRSARSVPCRVLEPRMGDVERPMLAEGSSLLHLVQEFIGKSSRVCKSKWLETSGADTVRTFWL is encoded by the coding sequence atgagaggctggagatgGATTCCCTGCTGGGCTGTTCCTATCGTGTTTCCAGGGCTTGGCTCTCGGGAGAAGGGCTCacccttcctctgctgctgcttccagacGTGTCCAGCTGGGACAATGTGGCTGTGCCCGTTTCCTGGTGTTCTTCATTCCCGAATGGATTTGGGAGGTCAGAGCTGCCAGCGAGCCCTGACcgtggctgtgccagcaggaacagccactgcagcctccGTGTCCAGCCTCAAAGGGTTGGTGAGCTGTGTCCAGACATTCCACAAGGAATTAAGCTTATTTCAAGGACCTGGAGCCACATGCTGGACTTGGACTttggtctgcagcagcttttggaCAGTGGTCGTGCatttctcagcagctcctccacacTTGGCTGCCCTAAATCAGGAAAATGAGGAGGGCAGGACATCCCATTCCCAAGGGCTTGGAGACAGGACAATggggaatggcctgaagctgccgagggcagggctggatgggatcttgggaatcaggaattgttccctgggtgggaggggaggggctgggctggaattcccagagcagctgtggctgcccctgcatccctggcagtgcccaaggccaggctggacactggggctggagcagcctgggacagtgggaggtgtccctgcccatgttTTTTGTTGGAattggatgatctttaaggttcctctCAATCCAACCCATTCCGTGCTCCTGATgtccctcccagagcccctctggGCAGCCTCAGGGGTGACAATTCTCAGCTGGAGCCCTTGGGGACGTGACACCGCTGTGCCAACAACCCCAAACGATTCCTCTGGGGTTCAGTGCCACCCTCTCCTCATGGaaccccacagagctgctgctgcctccccagggTGGGTACAGGGACCAGGGGGTGCTGCAGCTTTGGGGTGTCCTCTGCAGGTCCCCACGGGGCCCAGGAGTGCTCggtctgtgccctgcagagtcCTGGAACCCAGGATGGGAGATGTGGAGAGGCCAATGCTGGCAGAGGGCTCCAGCTTGCTACACTTGGTCCAAGAATTCATTGGCAAAAGCTCTCGAGTCTGTAAATCCAAATGGTTGGAGACCAGTGGGGCAGATACTGTGAGAACCTTTTGGTTATAG